In one Bacillus sp. Marseille-P3661 genomic region, the following are encoded:
- a CDS encoding nucleotidyltransferase-like protein, producing the protein MEDLLRPIYQEKASHKDTLGILLVEKVKVNSSLTEQFDAILIVLKKNTESIENPYFVKHYNFDDKKAALHIIDERKFQSWLTSGTNQRLIAWVLQGKILFERNEYIDELRTLLHEFPINIRKKKIGIEFSKLISSFSAGRDLYDSKQFLDAYSQMIKSLHFLARLSVIEHGFYPEVTVWNQLKHIEPEVYKLYLELVDSKEPIEKRVELLLLASEFAISSRTKVGSSFLIEVMKAKNSDWTIDELQNDEQLQDYVFDLPLLLQYLVNKNIIEIISEKTKGNHVYQRKYIAR; encoded by the coding sequence ATGGAAGATTTATTGAGGCCTATTTATCAGGAAAAAGCTAGTCATAAAGATACACTAGGGATTTTGTTGGTGGAAAAAGTCAAAGTTAATAGTTCGCTTACGGAACAATTTGATGCCATATTAATTGTTTTAAAGAAGAATACAGAATCAATAGAGAATCCGTATTTTGTTAAACATTATAATTTTGATGATAAAAAGGCCGCATTACATATAATAGATGAAAGAAAATTTCAGTCGTGGTTAACAAGTGGGACAAACCAACGACTCATAGCATGGGTGCTGCAAGGTAAAATATTGTTTGAGAGAAATGAATATATTGATGAATTAAGAACGCTGCTTCATGAGTTTCCGATTAATATACGAAAGAAAAAGATTGGAATCGAATTTTCTAAACTTATTTCTAGTTTTTCAGCTGGGCGAGACCTTTACGACTCTAAACAATTTTTAGATGCTTATAGTCAAATGATAAAATCGCTTCATTTTTTAGCTAGACTATCGGTAATAGAACATGGTTTTTATCCCGAGGTAACTGTTTGGAATCAGTTAAAACATATTGAACCGGAAGTTTACAAATTATATTTAGAATTGGTTGATAGTAAAGAACCTATTGAGAAACGAGTAGAATTATTATTATTGGCAAGTGAATTTGCAATTAGCTCAAGGACCAAGGTAGGAAGTAGCTTTTTAATTGAGGTTATGAAGGCTAAGAATAGCGATTGGACAATAGATGAATTACAAAATGACGAACAATTGCAAGATTATGTTTTTGATTTACCTTTATTGTTACAATACTTAGTGAATAAAAATATAATTGAAATTATTAGTGAAAAAACAAAGGGAAATCATGTTTACCAACGAAAATACATTGCTCGATAA
- a CDS encoding YgzB family protein, whose protein sequence is MSLKYSSKINKIRTFALSLIFIGIAVMYVGIIFKANVWVMTIFMLLGFLFIIASTIVYFWIGMLSTKTVQVKCPTCGKTTKILGRVDLCMYCREPLTLDPNLEGLEFDEKYNSKTNKS, encoded by the coding sequence ATGAGTTTAAAATATTCTAGTAAAATAAATAAGATACGTACATTCGCACTAAGTTTAATCTTTATCGGCATAGCCGTAATGTATGTTGGTATTATATTCAAAGCAAACGTATGGGTTATGACAATTTTCATGCTGCTTGGTTTCTTATTTATTATCGCTAGTACCATTGTTTATTTCTGGATTGGGATGCTTTCAACTAAAACGGTCCAGGTAAAGTGTCCGACATGTGGTAAAACAACGAAAATATTAGGCAGAGTAGATTTATGTATGTATTGTCGAGAACCACTAACATTAGATCCGAATCTAGAAGGATTAGAATTTGACGAAAAATATAATTCAAAAACTAACAAAAGCTAA
- the perR gene encoding peroxide-responsive transcriptional repressor PerR, with the protein MSEERIVEAMETLKNSGVRITPQRHAILEYLLNAMSHPTADEIYKALEGKFPNMSVATVYNNLRVFKETGLVRELTYGDSSSRFDCDISDHYHIICEECGKIVDFLYPGLDEVETLAKHVTGFEVSHHRMEVYGTCPECKVNKH; encoded by the coding sequence ATGTCAGAGGAACGTATTGTAGAGGCGATGGAAACATTAAAAAATTCAGGGGTTCGAATTACTCCGCAACGTCATGCCATTTTGGAGTATTTACTTAATGCCATGTCACATCCTACTGCAGATGAAATATACAAAGCGCTTGAGGGTAAGTTTCCTAATATGAGTGTTGCAACGGTCTATAATAATCTGCGTGTATTCAAAGAAACAGGGTTAGTTCGAGAGCTAACTTATGGAGATTCCTCAAGTCGATTTGACTGTGATATTTCTGATCATTACCATATTATCTGTGAAGAGTGTGGTAAAATTGTTGACTTTCTTTATCCCGGATTGGATGAGGTTGAAACACTTGCGAAACATGTGACTGGATTTGAAGTAAGTCATCACAGAATGGAAGTATATGGAACATGTCCGGAGTGTAAAGTGAATAAACACTAA
- a CDS encoding cob(I)yrinic acid a,c-diamide adenosyltransferase, with product MKIYTKTGDNGTTSLVYGSRVSKTDARVEAYGTCDEANSMIGLGLSYLNQETFEGKDEFMKAFHRVQTNLFHVGAELATPADKEVKWTVSEDDISQLETYIDLWDGKIPSLDNFILPGGHPSSAALHVARTVVRRAERKAVSIGGSVNPLVNSYLNRLSDFLFVAARYLNFIFNVEDVKLHQ from the coding sequence ATGAAAATCTATACAAAAACTGGGGATAATGGAACAACATCTTTAGTTTATGGATCACGTGTTTCGAAGACAGACGCTCGTGTAGAGGCATATGGTACTTGCGATGAAGCGAATTCAATGATTGGATTGGGTTTAAGTTATCTTAATCAAGAAACGTTTGAAGGTAAAGATGAATTTATGAAAGCCTTCCATCGTGTTCAAACAAATTTATTTCATGTTGGAGCAGAATTAGCTACGCCTGCAGACAAGGAAGTAAAGTGGACTGTTTCAGAAGATGATATATCACAACTGGAAACATATATTGATTTATGGGATGGAAAAATTCCTTCACTAGATAACTTTATCTTACCCGGCGGACATCCGTCTTCCGCAGCTTTGCATGTAGCCAGAACTGTTGTGCGTCGTGCAGAAAGAAAAGCAGTATCAATTGGCGGATCTGTAAATCCATTAGTTAACAGCTATTTAAATCGTTTATCCGACTTCCTATTCGTAGCAGCTAGATATTTGAATTTTATTTTTAATGTTGAAGATGTAAAACTTCACCAATAA
- a CDS encoding D-2-hydroxyacid dehydrogenase translates to MKILTTFRVKSIIKDKLIKTYKNTEFTFHASMKDAIEDLKNAEVLITYGEDLNDEIIDSAQKLKWIMVLSAGIEKLPFEAIKRKGILVTNAKGIHKTPMAEYTISMMLQVARNTKKIIENEQHRNWDRSVKMVELAEKTITILGTGAIGSEIARLAKAFRMNVLGINRSGKLPEFFDEVFTLDKSVKAFENSDFIVSVLPSTSETQQLFTRDLFKLMKKQPIFINIGRGDVVEESVLLEMLQTGNISHAVLDVFEKEPLAESHPFWKLENVTVTPHISGLSSHYQPRGFEIFEYYLQQYISGNKQYKNIIDLDRGY, encoded by the coding sequence TTGAAAATACTGACAACTTTTCGAGTGAAATCAATTATTAAGGATAAATTAATTAAAACCTATAAGAATACAGAGTTCACCTTTCATGCATCTATGAAAGATGCAATAGAGGATTTAAAAAATGCTGAAGTATTGATTACGTATGGAGAAGACCTAAATGATGAAATAATTGATAGTGCACAAAAGTTGAAGTGGATTATGGTATTATCAGCAGGAATTGAAAAGCTGCCGTTTGAAGCAATCAAACGCAAAGGAATTTTAGTAACAAATGCAAAAGGTATACATAAAACACCCATGGCTGAATATACAATCAGTATGATGCTACAGGTTGCACGAAATACAAAAAAAATTATTGAAAATGAGCAGCATAGAAATTGGGACCGTTCAGTAAAAATGGTGGAACTCGCTGAAAAAACTATAACTATTCTTGGTACGGGTGCAATTGGGAGTGAAATTGCACGGCTAGCAAAAGCATTTAGAATGAATGTCTTGGGAATTAATCGTAGTGGGAAGTTGCCTGAGTTTTTTGATGAAGTTTTTACATTGGATAAATCGGTTAAAGCATTTGAAAATAGTGATTTTATTGTATCTGTCCTTCCTAGCACATCAGAAACACAGCAATTATTCACAAGAGACCTCTTTAAGTTAATGAAAAAACAACCGATCTTTATTAACATTGGTCGAGGAGACGTTGTAGAAGAGAGTGTATTATTAGAAATGCTGCAAACTGGGAATATAAGTCATGCGGTACTTGATGTATTCGAAAAGGAACCACTAGCAGAAAGTCATCCCTTTTGGAAATTGGAAAATGTGACGGTTACGCCTCATATATCAGGTTTATCTTCTCATTATCAACCCCGTGGCTTTGAGATTTTTGAATATTATTTACAACAGTATATTTCAGGAAACAAACAATATAAAAATATAATTGATCTAGATAGGGGGTATTAA
- the bcp gene encoding thioredoxin-dependent thiol peroxidase, with protein MTIEVGQKAPEFSLEASNGEIVKLADFRGKFVVLYFYPKDMTPGCTTEACDFRDQHANFADINAVILGVSPDPLNRHQKFIEKHELPFLLLADVNNEAAEAYGVWKLKKNFGKEYMGIERSTFIIDQDGNLVKEWRKVKVKGHVEEALQYIKENLS; from the coding sequence ATGACAATAGAGGTTGGTCAAAAGGCTCCGGAATTTTCCTTGGAAGCAAGCAATGGTGAGATCGTTAAGTTAGCAGATTTTCGCGGGAAGTTTGTTGTTCTTTATTTTTATCCGAAAGATATGACACCAGGTTGTACAACGGAGGCGTGTGATTTCCGTGATCAACATGCAAATTTTGCAGATATAAATGCAGTAATACTAGGAGTTAGCCCCGATCCCCTAAATCGACATCAAAAATTTATAGAAAAGCATGAACTGCCATTTTTACTTTTAGCTGATGTAAATAACGAAGCTGCTGAGGCATATGGGGTTTGGAAACTGAAGAAAAACTTTGGGAAGGAATATATGGGAATTGAACGTTCTACTTTCATTATTGATCAAGATGGAAATCTTGTTAAAGAGTGGCGTAAAGTGAAAGTAAAGGGACATGTCGAAGAGGCGCTACAATATATAAAAGAAAACTTGTCATAA
- a CDS encoding potassium channel family protein codes for MMLYLGIAGITTIIYKSLQWVWSSHLERERGQYLTFENFLLLILTYVILVTGFGCIYAIMQYSGMGIIIENGEQVQAPFLELLETTTYFSAVTLFSVGYGDIVPLGMGRWIAIFEALIGYILPAAFVMRTVIYFEDSLLKKDLQRFINRRR; via the coding sequence ATGATGTTGTATTTAGGGATTGCCGGTATTACAACAATAATTTACAAAAGCTTGCAGTGGGTATGGTCAAGCCATCTTGAAAGAGAGCGTGGTCAATATTTAACGTTTGAAAATTTTTTGCTGCTAATTCTTACATATGTTATTTTAGTTACAGGTTTCGGTTGTATATATGCAATAATGCAATATTCCGGTATGGGGATAATTATAGAAAATGGAGAGCAGGTTCAAGCTCCGTTTTTGGAGCTATTAGAAACAACAACATATTTTAGTGCGGTAACATTATTTTCTGTAGGCTATGGTGATATTGTTCCGTTAGGGATGGGCAGATGGATTGCTATTTTCGAAGCCCTAATTGGTTATATATTACCTGCTGCCTTTGTAATGAGAACTGTTATTTATTTTGAAGATTCTCTTTTAAAAAAGGATTTACAACGATTTATAAATAGGAGGAGATAA
- a CDS encoding ABC transporter permease translates to MFYVSMFFQYMGQYMKTRLEYRADMIVEIMSDLLFQFVNLVFILVVFGHTQFLSGWNRDEIIFIYGFFLVPFAMFGAFFNIWDFNERYIVKGEMDRILTRPIHSLFQIILERMELESLFGIVTGLIIMFYAGGNLGLSLHWYDPLIFVLMVLGGTLVYAGIFVSLATIGFWSDARTSIMPMMYNIGNYGRYPVDIYNHVIRFVLTWILPFAFVGVYPSAYFLGRSEWYVYAFLTPIMGIVFFMLSIWLWNKGVTKYRGAGN, encoded by the coding sequence GTGTTTTATGTATCGATGTTTTTTCAATATATGGGTCAATATATGAAAACTAGACTTGAATACCGAGCTGATATGATAGTTGAAATTATGTCTGATCTTTTGTTTCAATTTGTTAACTTGGTATTCATATTAGTTGTATTTGGGCATACGCAATTTTTGAGTGGATGGAACCGGGATGAAATCATTTTTATTTATGGCTTTTTTCTTGTGCCATTTGCGATGTTTGGAGCTTTTTTTAATATATGGGATTTTAATGAGAGGTATATCGTTAAAGGTGAGATGGATCGTATTTTAACGAGACCCATTCATAGTTTGTTCCAAATAATATTAGAACGAATGGAGCTTGAATCGCTTTTTGGTATTGTTACTGGTTTAATCATTATGTTTTATGCTGGCGGTAATTTAGGGTTATCATTACATTGGTATGATCCACTAATTTTTGTTTTGATGGTCCTTGGCGGTACGCTCGTTTACGCTGGAATATTTGTTTCGTTAGCTACGATTGGTTTTTGGTCAGATGCCAGAACATCAATCATGCCCATGATGTATAATATTGGTAACTACGGCCGATACCCAGTTGATATTTATAATCATGTGATTCGATTTGTACTTACATGGATTTTGCCGTTTGCATTTGTAGGTGTATATCCGTCGGCGTATTTTTTGGGACGGTCTGAATGGTATGTTTATGCTTTTCTTACACCTATTATGGGGATTGTATTTTTTATGCTTTCAATTTGGCTATGGAATAAGGGGGTTACAAAGTATCGCGGGGCAGGTAATTAG
- a CDS encoding ABC transporter permease, which produces MAKYIEMIRIRFLMMLAYRTNYYSGILIYSINIGAYYFLWNAIYGGKESIEGLSIVQMVTYIAIAWMARAFYFNNIDREIADEIKEGKVAVEMIRPYNYLGMKTMQGLGEGIFRLLFFSLPGMVIVGFIFPLEFSGSLHIWGYFAISILLSFIINSQINLLTGLMTFFIFNIAGLLRAKRVVIDLFSGLLLPISFYPEVAQKVMAFFPFQAISYIPSMIFTEGFTGGEITHAILFQVVWAIVLFLPIQVIWIVARKKLVVQGG; this is translated from the coding sequence GTGGCAAAATATATAGAAATGATCCGAATTCGTTTCTTAATGATGCTCGCTTATCGAACGAATTATTACAGCGGTATTTTAATTTATAGTATCAATATTGGAGCTTATTATTTCTTATGGAATGCCATCTATGGTGGCAAGGAATCAATTGAAGGTTTATCAATCGTGCAAATGGTAACGTATATAGCAATCGCGTGGATGGCGCGTGCATTTTATTTTAATAATATAGATCGAGAAATTGCAGACGAAATAAAGGAAGGTAAAGTAGCAGTTGAAATGATCCGGCCCTATAACTACTTAGGTATGAAAACGATGCAAGGTCTTGGTGAAGGTATTTTTCGACTGTTGTTTTTTTCGTTACCAGGAATGGTCATTGTAGGTTTTATTTTCCCACTTGAATTTTCAGGTAGTCTCCATATTTGGGGTTATTTTGCAATTTCTATTCTATTAAGCTTTATTATAAATTCTCAAATAAATCTATTAACTGGACTAATGACATTTTTTATCTTTAATATAGCAGGTTTACTTCGAGCGAAACGGGTGGTTATTGACTTATTCTCAGGATTGCTGCTGCCGATTAGCTTTTATCCCGAAGTAGCACAAAAAGTAATGGCATTTTTTCCTTTCCAAGCAATTAGTTATATTCCAAGTATGATTTTTACAGAAGGTTTTACAGGTGGAGAAATTACACATGCAATCCTTTTTCAAGTAGTTTGGGCCATTGTGTTATTCTTACCGATACAAGTTATATGGATTGTAGCAAGGAAAAAGCTCGTTGTGCAAGGAGGTTAG
- a CDS encoding ABC transporter ATP-binding protein: protein MDYIIDVENLRKEFKAYSSREGLKGAFRDLLNRQYKIVPAVEDITLKIKPGEMVGYIGENGAGKSTTIKMLTGILQPTKGKVIVNGMNPHKERERFTQTIGVVFGQRSQLWWDIAVQESFRLLKKVYRVSDQAFDDHMNHVIATLDIGPLLDKPVRKLSLGQRMRCELAAALIHNPPLLFLDEPTIGLDVLVKLKIREFLKEINEKYQTTILLTTHDLTDIEALCERVVMLDEGKIIYDGSLVDLRSNWGEGKQIQFQFSSPIANEGGLLQLTSGLNVQWQKGKNENFWIANVSDEKEIVSSLISNVVSQHKINDIKINEISTEEIIRNIYERGMGKSS, encoded by the coding sequence ATGGATTACATCATTGATGTAGAAAATCTGAGAAAAGAATTCAAAGCATATTCAAGTCGTGAAGGGCTGAAAGGGGCATTTCGGGATTTACTTAATCGTCAGTATAAAATTGTACCTGCAGTTGAAGATATTACACTAAAGATAAAGCCTGGAGAGATGGTAGGTTATATTGGGGAAAATGGCGCGGGGAAATCTACAACAATAAAAATGTTGACAGGAATTCTTCAACCAACTAAAGGTAAAGTAATTGTAAATGGTATGAATCCGCATAAAGAGAGAGAACGATTTACTCAAACAATTGGGGTTGTTTTTGGACAGAGATCCCAATTATGGTGGGACATTGCTGTTCAAGAATCGTTTCGTCTATTAAAAAAGGTATATAGAGTTTCTGACCAAGCTTTCGATGATCATATGAATCATGTGATTGCAACGTTAGATATTGGACCATTATTAGATAAACCTGTACGAAAATTATCGCTTGGTCAACGGATGCGCTGTGAGCTAGCGGCTGCATTAATACATAATCCACCATTGCTTTTTTTAGATGAGCCTACGATTGGTTTAGATGTATTGGTTAAGTTGAAAATTAGAGAATTTTTAAAAGAGATTAATGAAAAGTATCAAACAACAATTCTATTAACAACTCATGACTTAACGGATATTGAGGCACTATGTGAACGAGTTGTTATGCTAGATGAAGGTAAAATTATATATGATGGAAGTTTAGTTGATCTTCGTTCAAATTGGGGAGAGGGAAAGCAAATTCAATTTCAATTTAGCTCACCTATAGCAAATGAGGGAGGGTTATTACAGTTAACAAGCGGTTTAAACGTGCAGTGGCAAAAAGGAAAAAATGAAAATTTTTGGATTGCGAATGTAAGTGATGAGAAAGAGATAGTTTCTTCGTTAATAAGTAATGTTGTATCACAACATAAAATAAATGATATTAAAATTAATGAAATTTCAACTGAGGAAATTATTCGTAATATTTATGAGCGTGGTATGGGTAAATCTTCTTAA
- a CDS encoding glutamate-1-semialdehyde 2,1-aminomutase has product MNFEKSEELYTEAQQHIVGGVNSPSRAYKAVGGGAPVFMEHAKGAYFWDVDGNKYIDYLAAYGPIITGHAHPHITKAIMTAAENGVLYGTPTALEIKFAKMLKEAIPSMEKIRFVNSGTEAVMTTIRVARAYTKKDKIIKFAGCYHGHSDLVLVAAGSGPSTLGTPDSAGVPKSIAQEVITVPFNEIEPLQEALQKWGNEIAAVLVEPIVGNFGIVEPKPGFLEKVNELAHHHNALVIYDEVITAFRFMYGGAQNLLGVEPDITALGKIIGGGLPIGAYGGKKEIMEQVAPLGPAYQAGTMAGNPASISAGIACLEVLQKDGIYDKLAELGKKLEDGILDRAKAYNIPITINRLKGALTIYFSNEKIENYQQAESTDGEMFAKFFKLMLNKGINLAPSKYEAWFLTIAHTEEDINQTLAAVEHAFLSIKNE; this is encoded by the coding sequence ATGAACTTCGAAAAATCAGAAGAATTATATACTGAAGCCCAACAGCATATTGTAGGTGGTGTAAACAGCCCGTCACGTGCTTACAAGGCTGTCGGGGGCGGGGCTCCGGTGTTTATGGAACATGCAAAAGGGGCTTATTTCTGGGATGTCGACGGCAACAAATACATAGATTATCTTGCGGCATATGGTCCGATTATAACTGGTCATGCCCACCCACATATAACCAAAGCAATTATGACGGCAGCTGAAAACGGTGTATTATATGGAACGCCAACTGCACTTGAAATTAAGTTTGCAAAAATGCTTAAAGAAGCAATCCCATCAATGGAAAAAATTCGCTTTGTTAATTCAGGTACTGAGGCAGTAATGACAACGATTCGTGTTGCACGCGCTTATACAAAAAAAGATAAAATTATTAAATTTGCAGGCTGCTATCACGGACACTCTGACCTTGTACTTGTTGCCGCTGGATCAGGCCCGTCTACACTAGGAACACCTGATTCTGCTGGTGTACCGAAAAGCATTGCCCAAGAAGTCATTACTGTTCCGTTTAACGAAATCGAACCCTTACAAGAAGCTTTACAAAAATGGGGAAATGAAATTGCAGCAGTATTAGTGGAACCGATTGTTGGAAACTTTGGGATTGTAGAGCCGAAACCTGGATTTTTAGAAAAAGTAAATGAGTTAGCCCATCATCATAATGCACTAGTTATATATGATGAAGTCATAACAGCGTTCCGTTTTATGTATGGAGGCGCACAAAACTTATTAGGCGTGGAACCTGATATTACTGCTTTAGGCAAAATTATTGGTGGCGGACTTCCTATTGGTGCATATGGCGGCAAGAAAGAAATTATGGAGCAAGTTGCACCGTTAGGACCGGCATACCAGGCAGGAACAATGGCCGGAAATCCTGCTTCAATATCAGCAGGAATAGCATGTTTAGAAGTATTACAAAAAGATGGTATTTACGACAAGTTAGCGGAATTAGGCAAAAAACTTGAGGACGGTATTTTAGACCGTGCTAAAGCCTATAACATTCCGATTACAATTAACCGTCTTAAAGGAGCATTAACCATTTATTTCTCTAATGAAAAAATTGAAAATTATCAGCAGGCCGAATCTACAGATGGAGAAATGTTCGCTAAGTTTTTTAAATTAATGTTAAACAAAGGAATTAACCTTGCCCCGTCCAAATATGAAGCATGGTTTTTAACAATCGCACATACAGAAGAAGATATTAACCAAACATTAGCAGCTGTTGAACATGCATTTTTATCAATAAAAAATGAATAA